The bacterium genomic interval GGCGGGTCGGCTATCCTGCTGATTGCTGCAAATACCGTCCCACTCGCCGAGGCTCACGCTACAATCATGATTTCAAACCGATGCAACGAAAAACGTGCGGACCTCGATATTCGAGATCCGCACAGAGATTGGAAATCAACGCCCGTGAGGACGAATCTGTACTCATTCCGGTGGGTCGGCTACTTTCAGAACGGCAATGGTTGCACCCCATCCGGCGGCATCCGTGGCCAGGCCGAACGACATCACCTCCGGCATCTTCCGCAGCGTGGCATGAACCGTCTCCCGCAAGGCTCCGATCCCTTTGCCGTGAATGATCCGCACCTCCAAAATTCCCCGCTCCCGGCAGGCCGCCAGATAGTCCTGCACCACCCCCTTCACGTCCCGCGGATGGAACGTGTGCAGGTCAAGGGTCCCGTCTATCGGAAGTTCAATCGCGTCATCTTCGTCCATACCGCAATATAGCATCCTGTACCCAGCCCGGCAAGTACCCTCCCCTCGCTTCCCCCTCGATTAGGCAGCCGGCTCGGCCCCGTTGCTTTCCTTGTAAATAATTGGTATCTTTGACGGATAGCTTCCCGATCCGGAGGAGGCAGCAGCATCGCAAGGAGACATCTGAATGGCAGTTACAGTCACCGGAAAGAATCTCAAGGTTGAAGACGTCGTCGGCGTCGCCCGCGACGGCGAACGCGTCGAACTCCATCCCGAGGCCGTCGAACGCATCCGGGTCGGTCGCGCGTTCCTCGATAAAAAAGTGGCCGCCCGCGAGGTCATGTACGGAGTGAACACCGGCATCGGCGAGCTCTCCGAAGTAATCCTGAACGACGAACAAACCCGCGATTTCCAGCGCTATCTGATCTATAACCACGCCGCCGGAATCGGCGAACCGATGCCCCTCCCGTGGGTGCGCGGGGCGATGCTGGCTCGCATCAACGTCCACGCCAACGGTTTTTCCGCGTGTCGTCCCGAAATCACCCAATGCTACGTGGACATGCTCAACAAGGGCATGACTCCCGTGGTGTGCAACAAGGGCAGCGTGGGCGCGTGCGGCGATCTGGCTCCCATGTCGCAGATCGCGCTCTC includes:
- a CDS encoding Smr/MutS family protein — protein: MDEDDAIELPIDGTLDLHTFHPRDVKGVVQDYLAACRERGILEVRIIHGKGIGALRETVHATLRKMPEVMSFGLATDAAGWGATIAVLKVADPPE